Proteins encoded together in one Fibrobacter sp. UWH4 window:
- a CDS encoding TolC family protein, whose translation MKKSVLLGLATSVAVSAAPISLSDAINMAKAGNSQIKAEKAKVDMAESGQSEAFSRFMPQLSLTASVTKINDPIYIDLNQIRSGMIQVHGAEAYQSYYSQYYSDYYKQYYDQAYDAAKAQGADDATATATAKKAADQAGQKAGTEAGQKAQQQTEEKLNEALPSFEKKVQDDVFFNARLTAIWPIFTGFKIYSAYDAAKENVNAKKAAFDMAQNTILMDVATKYFTLRLAEELTQLRERTRKNLEEHLARSKKLEEGGQISKAERLRAEVALAEAENALEDSYRDQTLARLALASLLHTDTNLTAITPVMAPEQTFGMEEFKQLAMDRHPGLRQLRTERKRSQDAVSAARADYYPTVALFAYKELYTRDLTILEPEWAVGAKLQWDLFKGGETRSKVSNAKALDRSLSSMEEQTMDNIGLLVEKRWREMEHAKSRLESLKKTRELAEEAHRSQTLAYEAGLATGLDVVDAELALSRLQVADLKAHYDAVIAWLGLLEASGEVVNAGEMLKNVKPVEEKSAEVSKPEEAKAEEKKPAEPAPAAVETVPPAVETVASDSTNAAASPSTNVIANPSTNVIANPEGVKQSTAADSVNTAPAPNH comes from the coding sequence ATGAAAAAGAGTGTGTTACTGGGTTTGGCGACAAGCGTCGCCGTTTCTGCCGCGCCTATTTCGCTTTCCGACGCCATCAACATGGCAAAAGCCGGAAATTCACAAATCAAGGCCGAAAAGGCAAAAGTCGACATGGCCGAAAGTGGCCAGTCCGAAGCCTTTTCCCGTTTTATGCCGCAGCTGTCGCTGACCGCAAGCGTTACAAAGATCAACGATCCCATCTACATAGACCTGAACCAAATCCGTTCGGGAATGATTCAGGTACACGGTGCCGAGGCATACCAGTCCTACTACAGCCAGTATTATTCGGATTACTATAAGCAGTATTACGATCAGGCCTACGATGCCGCCAAGGCGCAGGGTGCCGACGACGCAACCGCTACAGCGACTGCCAAAAAGGCCGCCGACCAGGCCGGTCAAAAAGCGGGAACCGAGGCAGGTCAAAAAGCCCAGCAGCAGACCGAAGAAAAGCTGAACGAGGCTCTGCCCTCCTTTGAAAAGAAGGTGCAGGACGATGTCTTTTTTAACGCGCGCCTGACGGCCATTTGGCCCATCTTTACGGGTTTCAAGATCTATTCCGCCTACGATGCCGCCAAGGAAAACGTGAACGCCAAGAAGGCGGCCTTTGACATGGCACAAAACACCATCCTGATGGATGTGGCGACCAAGTACTTTACGCTGCGCTTGGCCGAAGAACTCACGCAGCTTCGCGAAAGAACCAGGAAGAACCTGGAAGAACACTTGGCTCGCTCCAAGAAACTTGAAGAAGGTGGTCAAATCAGCAAGGCTGAACGCCTGCGCGCCGAAGTGGCCTTGGCCGAAGCGGAGAATGCTCTCGAAGATTCCTACCGTGACCAGACTCTTGCTCGACTTGCTCTCGCAAGCCTGCTGCATACTGATACGAACCTTACCGCCATTACGCCGGTGATGGCCCCGGAACAGACTTTCGGCATGGAAGAGTTCAAGCAACTCGCCATGGACAGACACCCGGGACTGCGACAGCTGCGTACCGAACGCAAGCGCAGCCAGGATGCCGTGAGCGCGGCACGCGCCGATTATTACCCGACGGTCGCGCTTTTTGCCTACAAGGAACTTTACACGCGCGACCTTACAATCCTGGAACCCGAATGGGCCGTGGGAGCAAAGCTTCAGTGGGATTTGTTCAAGGGCGGCGAGACTCGCTCCAAAGTGAGTAACGCGAAAGCGCTTGACAGGTCGCTTTCGAGCATGGAAGAGCAGACCATGGATAACATTGGCCTCTTGGTGGAAAAGCGCTGGCGTGAAATGGAACATGCCAAGAGCCGCTTGGAAAGCTTGAAGAAGACTCGCGAACTCGCCGAAGAAGCGCACCGCAGCCAGACCTTGGCCTACGAGGCGGGACTTGCGACGGGCCTCGACGTGGTGGATGCCGAGCTTGCGCTTTCGCGCTTGCAGGTGGCTGACTTGAAGGCTCATTACGATGCGGTAATCGCCTGGCTTGGACTTTTGGAAGCAAGTGGAGAAGTGGTGAATGCGGGCGAAATGCTCAAGAACGTAAAACCAGTGGAAGAAAAATCGGCTGAGGTGTCGAAGCCTGAAGAAGCGAAGGCTGAAGAAAAGAAACCTGCCGAACCTGCTCCCGCTGCTGTCGAAACGGTTCCGCCCGCTGTAGAAACCGTTGCAAGCGACTCTACAAACGCTGCCGCGAGCCCCTCAACAAACGTCATTGCGAACCCCTCTACAAACGTCATTGCGAACCCCGAAGGGGTGAAGCAATCTACAGCGGCAGATTCGGTAAATACGGCTCCAGCCCCTAATCACTAA
- a CDS encoding HlyD family secretion protein yields the protein MNVLKVIGKVLVVLALIALIGLGIVTLQKFATEPRDAYLQGQMEARRVLVAGKVPGRVEQLFFREGDMVEKNAIVAIISSPEIEAKKMQAQGALGAARAQANKAKNGARSEDITALKAMASRAQDAANLAKNTYDRVQKLYNEGVLPLQKRDEAETQMKASQSAADAAKAQYEQALAGARSEDKAAANALVLQAKGANAEVDAYLEETKIRAPIAGEVSVKLVEEGEVVGSGMPVVAITDLDDSWAVFHLREDLLKNITKGKSFSVFIPALDKNVEMEVSYIASVGDYATWRSSKESGGFDLKSFEVRLRPKQKVENLRPGMSVLFPVEQIQ from the coding sequence ATGAACGTCTTGAAAGTTATCGGAAAGGTCTTGGTCGTCTTGGCGTTGATTGCCCTGATTGGCCTTGGTATCGTTACCTTGCAGAAGTTCGCGACTGAACCGCGCGACGCCTATTTGCAGGGCCAGATGGAAGCTCGCCGAGTACTTGTGGCGGGCAAGGTTCCCGGGCGCGTTGAACAGCTGTTCTTCCGCGAAGGTGACATGGTCGAAAAGAACGCCATTGTGGCAATCATCAGTAGCCCAGAAATCGAGGCGAAAAAGATGCAGGCGCAGGGTGCTTTAGGTGCAGCCCGCGCTCAGGCGAACAAGGCGAAAAACGGAGCCCGCTCCGAAGACATTACGGCCCTCAAGGCCATGGCCTCGCGCGCCCAGGATGCCGCAAACCTCGCGAAGAACACTTACGACCGTGTGCAGAAGCTTTATAACGAAGGCGTGTTGCCGCTCCAGAAGCGCGATGAAGCCGAGACCCAGATGAAGGCGTCGCAGTCCGCTGCCGACGCCGCCAAGGCCCAGTACGAACAGGCTCTCGCCGGCGCCCGCAGCGAAGACAAGGCTGCCGCAAACGCACTCGTGCTGCAAGCGAAGGGCGCCAACGCCGAAGTCGACGCTTACCTCGAAGAAACCAAGATCCGCGCGCCCATCGCCGGTGAAGTTTCCGTCAAGCTAGTCGAAGAGGGCGAAGTCGTAGGCTCCGGCATGCCGGTAGTCGCCATCACGGACCTCGACGATTCCTGGGCAGTATTTCACCTGCGTGAAGACTTGCTCAAGAACATCACCAAGGGAAAATCCTTCAGCGTTTTCATTCCGGCGCTCGACAAGAATGTCGAAATGGAAGTCAGCTACATTGCGTCTGTAGGCGATTACGCCACCTGGCGCAGCTCCAAGGAAAGCGGCGGTTTCGACCTCAAGAGTTTCGAGGTGCGCCTGCGCCCGAAGCAGAAAGTCGAAAACCTGCGCCCCGGCATGAGCGTGCTTTTCCCCGTAGAACAGATTCAGTAA
- a CDS encoding ABC transporter permease, translated as MFISFFKAVRKIYISHNIVLWLVLLILPVVTSVFMVNFFSAEIIQHVPIGLLKQDRSQLSDKVEMALRADPVLEVAVECHDRSECEHAVIRGDLQAFIVLPYDMERRALRLETPVIPVYSSGQNYLTNTFAVKEIRSVISAIGADLFTKQMDDPIHVELKSVSNNSGNYQGFLGLGLVTAIFHLAGILAAVYLFSFPFRDHRVREFLQAAGGSRVVLGAATVLPLVVIQWLSMVAVYAYARRALTPMTFDEFVVVSAGQLAMFLACSGAGAAFVGITGNMRMSSSVAGVIAGPAFAFAGQTFPVMAMPFAVRCFAFLLPLTHILKVQSTMLLGSVGKAHAWESIAILLCMALFWHLLASKLLFLRWKVAIEKEADWEAREKLHLKDKLKNIAGAVYSDLSIRKAIASDMAERGRK; from the coding sequence TTGTTTATTTCTTTCTTTAAAGCAGTCCGCAAAATCTACATCAGCCACAACATCGTGCTGTGGTTGGTTCTCCTGATTTTGCCGGTGGTGACATCGGTCTTTATGGTGAATTTCTTTTCGGCCGAAATCATTCAGCATGTGCCGATTGGCCTTTTAAAGCAAGACCGCTCGCAGCTGTCCGATAAAGTCGAAATGGCCTTGCGGGCAGACCCCGTGCTCGAAGTCGCGGTGGAATGCCACGACCGTAGCGAATGCGAACATGCGGTGATTCGCGGTGACTTGCAGGCGTTTATTGTGCTCCCGTACGACATGGAACGACGAGCTCTCCGCCTTGAAACGCCCGTGATTCCGGTGTATTCTAGCGGCCAGAATTACCTCACGAACACGTTTGCTGTCAAGGAAATCCGCTCGGTGATTTCGGCGATTGGTGCCGACCTGTTTACCAAGCAGATGGATGACCCGATTCATGTGGAACTTAAGTCGGTCAGCAATAATAGCGGTAACTACCAGGGTTTTTTAGGGCTCGGGCTGGTGACGGCGATTTTCCATCTGGCAGGAATTTTAGCGGCGGTGTACCTGTTCAGTTTTCCGTTCCGCGATCACCGCGTCCGCGAATTCTTGCAAGCGGCAGGTGGCTCGCGCGTGGTGCTTGGCGCTGCGACAGTTTTGCCGCTGGTTGTGATTCAGTGGCTGTCGATGGTGGCGGTGTATGCGTATGCTCGACGTGCGCTCACCCCGATGACTTTCGATGAATTCGTGGTGGTGTCTGCGGGGCAGCTGGCGATGTTTCTCGCATGCTCTGGAGCGGGGGCCGCCTTTGTGGGCATTACTGGCAACATGCGTATGTCGTCTAGCGTGGCAGGTGTAATTGCAGGTCCTGCGTTTGCATTTGCCGGGCAAACTTTCCCCGTGATGGCGATGCCCTTTGCGGTGCGTTGCTTCGCGTTCCTGCTTCCGCTCACCCATATTCTCAAGGTGCAATCGACAATGCTTCTCGGTTCTGTCGGCAAGGCTCACGCCTGGGAATCGATAGCCATCCTTTTATGCATGGCGCTGTTCTGGCACCTACTCGCCTCAAAATTGTTGTTCTTGCGTTGGAAAGTCGCCATTGAAAAAGAAGCAGACTGGGAAGCCCGCGAAAAGTTGCACCTGAAGGATAAGCTGAAAAATATTGCCGGAGCCGTCTATTCGGACTTAAGCATTCGCAAGGCAATCGCTTCTGATATGGCTGAAAGGGGGCGCAAATGA
- a CDS encoding ABC transporter permease, which produces MIDLFKRLFKVAFAEWKLFYTDPAAVLLLVVAGVLYAFYYPTPYMKQTATDVPVAVVDLDHTVMSRELTQMSAAAQQIDVRYVFSDIREAEQAMAEEKIYGFMVIPKDMEKTLRNGGKTNVNVFTHGAYVMLHGNIGTAFTTCALTVGATTKVKRIALGKKVPAAKAIAMRDPIPISVQTMYNNTGSYSNYVVPSVLVLILQQTLVIGICILGGARAHRKFRKLQRDSSVENELMPYRYFGRSLAYFLHYCSFILFYHFVVYNVFDFPRRGEILPMVAFAIVFLFSVINFGMVLSQVFLRRETSMQLFLYMSIPILFLSNFSWPTELIPAWMKGFSCLLPSTFAIPAWLAIEQRGADIYDAASLLLPLAMQAVFYLLLGLVLTNLRDGSKLKTGDM; this is translated from the coding sequence ATGATAGACCTCTTTAAGCGACTTTTCAAGGTGGCGTTCGCCGAATGGAAGCTTTTTTACACCGACCCTGCTGCGGTGTTGTTGCTGGTGGTGGCGGGCGTGCTTTACGCCTTCTATTACCCGACGCCTTACATGAAACAGACGGCTACAGATGTGCCTGTGGCTGTAGTGGATCTTGATCATACGGTGATGTCGCGCGAACTCACGCAGATGTCTGCCGCTGCCCAGCAGATTGATGTGCGCTATGTGTTTTCGGATATCCGCGAAGCGGAACAGGCCATGGCCGAAGAAAAAATCTACGGGTTCATGGTAATTCCCAAGGACATGGAAAAGACGCTCCGTAACGGTGGCAAGACGAACGTGAACGTGTTTACACACGGCGCCTACGTGATGCTCCACGGCAACATCGGAACGGCGTTTACTACATGCGCATTGACTGTTGGGGCAACTACCAAAGTCAAGCGGATTGCTTTAGGTAAAAAGGTTCCTGCAGCCAAGGCGATTGCTATGCGCGACCCGATTCCCATCAGCGTGCAGACCATGTACAACAACACGGGGAGCTACTCGAACTATGTGGTGCCGAGTGTGTTGGTGCTAATTTTACAACAGACGCTAGTGATTGGCATTTGCATTCTGGGCGGTGCCCGCGCTCATCGCAAGTTCCGCAAGTTGCAACGCGACAGTTCCGTCGAAAACGAGCTGATGCCTTACCGCTACTTTGGCCGTTCGCTTGCGTACTTCTTGCACTATTGCAGCTTTATCTTGTTCTACCACTTTGTGGTGTACAACGTGTTCGATTTTCCGCGCCGCGGCGAAATTTTGCCGATGGTGGCGTTTGCAATCGTGTTCCTGTTCTCGGTTATCAACTTCGGGATGGTGCTTTCGCAGGTGTTCTTGCGTCGCGAAACGAGCATGCAGTTGTTCCTGTACATGAGCATTCCGATCCTATTCCTTTCGAACTTCAGCTGGCCTACCGAACTGATTCCGGCCTGGATGAAGGGTTTCTCTTGCCTGTTGCCTTCGACGTTTGCCATTCCGGCATGGCTTGCGATTGAACAGCGTGGCGCCGACATTTACGATGCGGCATCGCTTCTGTTGCCGCTTGCGATGCAGGCGGTATTCTACCTGTTGCTCGGGCTCGTGCTTACCAACCTCCGCGACGGTAGCAAACTGAAAACCGGCGATATGTAG
- a CDS encoding zinc metallopeptidase has protein sequence MMFDPLYMMILLVTLALSGSVSWMVKSRFNAGQKVGISSGLTGADVAKAILMDAGITDVKVLQHHGFLSDHYNPLNKTLNLSPEVYNGRNASAAGVAAHEVGHAIQHAQGYFPLWLRSFIVPAANLGSNLGPWLVILGIILMSAGRALGYSLAVAGVVLFGIATLFTLVTVPVEFDASSRAKKVLARLDIVAQGREYNTVSGVLFAAGLTYVAAAIGSIMQLLYWAYRAGLIGGRRD, from the coding sequence ATGATGTTCGATCCTTTATACATGATGATTCTCCTGGTGACGCTCGCTTTGTCTGGTAGCGTTTCCTGGATGGTCAAGTCCCGTTTTAACGCTGGCCAAAAAGTCGGCATTTCGAGCGGCCTTACCGGTGCCGATGTGGCGAAGGCAATCCTCATGGATGCGGGCATTACCGACGTGAAGGTGCTGCAGCATCACGGATTCCTGTCGGACCATTACAATCCGCTGAACAAGACTCTGAACTTGTCACCTGAAGTTTATAACGGCCGCAATGCGTCTGCCGCGGGCGTTGCCGCTCACGAAGTGGGCCACGCCATTCAGCATGCGCAGGGGTATTTCCCGCTGTGGCTGCGTTCGTTCATTGTGCCGGCCGCAAACCTCGGCTCTAATTTGGGTCCGTGGCTTGTGATTCTCGGCATCATCCTGATGAGTGCGGGCCGTGCGCTGGGCTATTCGCTCGCCGTGGCGGGTGTGGTACTGTTCGGTATCGCAACGCTCTTTACGCTGGTGACCGTGCCGGTGGAATTCGACGCTTCTTCCCGCGCGAAAAAGGTGCTTGCTCGCCTCGATATCGTGGCTCAGGGTCGCGAATACAATACGGTTTCGGGAGTGCTGTTTGCCGCGGGGCTTACCTACGTGGCTGCCGCCATCGGCTCCATTATGCAGTTGCTTTATTGGGCTTACCGCGCCGGACTTATCGGCGGTCGGCGAGACTAA